A genomic region of Rhodothermales bacterium contains the following coding sequences:
- a CDS encoding HEAT repeat domain-containing protein gives MAILRHFAIVLALVGFGGSACRPPAPPPAVYLLTGNLHARCLSVLREGLLDGAPETAIHAAEALTGARYGFEVRPVMLDLLAVVQDGRVRASLVGELVRSGDEASIVALQDGLLEPDMDVRVASARTLFSIARAGDPALLHRAMQEGEDERLRLYAAAALQRAGRGETIGFIRQRLESDDPIVRSTAADVLLVLGDNSDIPALQASLGRAVFETDRTYAERTLAVLGDEAARRALHQQLGHPDSVTRAHAARAAAEAWLVDGASRLYALLDDPVMDVRVRAAHALLVLSDAEAPAYARRVGLSNK, from the coding sequence ATGGCCATTTTACGCCATTTCGCGATCGTACTGGCCCTTGTGGGTTTCGGGGGTTCGGCGTGCCGGCCGCCGGCACCTCCACCCGCGGTGTATCTGCTGACGGGCAACCTCCATGCGCGATGCCTGTCGGTGTTGCGGGAGGGATTGCTGGATGGCGCGCCTGAAACGGCGATACACGCCGCCGAGGCGCTCACCGGCGCCCGGTATGGCTTCGAAGTGCGGCCCGTGATGCTGGATCTCCTGGCCGTCGTTCAGGACGGCCGTGTGCGTGCCAGCCTGGTCGGCGAACTGGTGCGCAGCGGCGATGAAGCAAGCATCGTGGCGCTTCAGGATGGGTTGCTGGAGCCCGACATGGATGTCCGCGTTGCATCCGCGCGAACCCTGTTCTCCATCGCCCGCGCCGGCGACCCGGCGCTGCTTCACCGCGCGATGCAGGAGGGAGAGGACGAACGGCTTCGGCTCTACGCCGCCGCGGCCCTACAGCGTGCCGGCCGGGGAGAAACGATCGGGTTCATCCGGCAACGCCTTGAATCGGACGATCCCATCGTCCGTAGTACGGCCGCCGACGTGTTGCTCGTGCTGGGTGACAACTCGGATATCCCCGCCCTGCAGGCCAGCTTGGGACGCGCCGTGTTTGAAACCGACCGCACCTACGCCGAGCGTACGCTGGCCGTGCTTGGGGATGAGGCCGCGCGCCGCGCGCTCCACCAGCAGCTGGGTCACCCGGATTCTGTCACCCGCGCCCATGCGGCACGTGCGGCCGCCGAGGCCTGGCTGGTCGATGGCGCCAGCCGGCTATACGCCCTGCTCGACGACCCGGTGATGGATGTCCGCGTTCGCGCCGCCCACGCGTTGCTCGTGTTGTCCGATGCCGAGGCCCCCGCGTACGCACGACGCGTTGGGCTATCCAATAAATGA
- a CDS encoding alpha/beta hydrolase-fold protein, with product MPSSRDILARHAATLQGHLKQRWMQSHSLGIRKSFYVYEPPGIEHLTALPVVYLFRGHEREWVNFAEDTSRQHSTAIEDIDHWISAGQLPPMLVVMPGLTSSNNHVPSLGIDMPVPPTGGLDGLGTGRFWAFLNEDLFGRVACDYPQTSGGQRLAAGFSLGGYTVSLLAIHRPGYFNHAAMYDGLFMWPGHCDPREEGKGETDPIWRHSALFDTALGNPRNAEALRIWNPTDTLKRADAQRLRELKRTVFWIASADADGQFGNRDRSRYFGRLVRSKGLRLGFDSAVFHPDAAHNWHWTDRFLIRFLREALANEVSVPL from the coding sequence ATGCCTTCATCTCGAGACATCCTGGCGCGTCATGCCGCCACGTTGCAGGGGCACCTGAAACAGCGCTGGATGCAGTCGCACTCGCTCGGCATCCGTAAGTCGTTTTATGTCTACGAGCCTCCAGGCATCGAGCACCTGACCGCGTTGCCGGTAGTGTATCTGTTCCGGGGGCACGAACGGGAGTGGGTGAACTTCGCCGAGGACACCTCGCGCCAGCACAGTACCGCCATCGAGGACATCGACCACTGGATCTCTGCCGGCCAGCTGCCGCCGATGCTTGTCGTGATGCCGGGGCTGACCAGTTCGAACAATCACGTGCCCTCTCTGGGGATCGACATGCCCGTTCCGCCGACAGGTGGGCTGGATGGCCTCGGCACCGGTCGTTTCTGGGCATTCCTCAACGAAGATCTCTTCGGGCGGGTAGCCTGCGATTATCCGCAGACCAGTGGGGGGCAGCGTCTGGCAGCCGGCTTCTCGCTCGGCGGATACACGGTAAGCCTTCTGGCCATCCATCGCCCGGGGTATTTTAATCACGCGGCGATGTACGACGGCCTGTTTATGTGGCCTGGGCACTGCGACCCGCGGGAGGAGGGGAAAGGGGAGACCGATCCCATCTGGCGGCACTCCGCCCTCTTCGACACCGCCCTCGGCAACCCCAGGAATGCGGAGGCCTTGCGGATATGGAATCCCACCGATACCCTCAAACGGGCCGACGCGCAGCGGCTTCGCGAGCTGAAGCGGACGGTCTTCTGGATCGCCAGCGCGGATGCGGATGGGCAATTCGGTAACCGGGACCGGTCCCGCTACTTTGGCCGGCTCGTCCGCAGCAAGGGGCTGCGCCTCGGGTTCGATTCCGCTGTGTTCCACCCGGACGCCGCGCACAACTGGCACTGGACGGATCGCTTCCTGATTCGTTTCTTGCGGGAGGCGCTGGCGAACGAGGTGTCCGTCCCGCTCTAA
- a CDS encoding AAA family ATPase: MSDLFNDAAERYRARNAPLADRMRPRSLHTFIGQGHVLGEGKLLRRAIEADQLSSLIFYGPPGTGKTTLARIIANTTSAHFTALNAVLAGVKDIREAIHDAQERLRLQQKRTILFVDEVHRFNKAQQDALLPHVENGTVIFVGATTENPYFEVNKALVSRSRIFELRTLLPDDLRRVAQMAIQDRERGYGTRNVVLEDDALEHLVSTANGDARSLLNALELGVETTHADEQGVIRIDVSVAEQSIQKRAVLYDKEGDAHFDAISAFIKSLRGSDPDAALYWMARMVYAGEDPRFIFRRMLIFASEDIGLADPRALQVAVAASQAFDYVGMPEGRFHLAQCCLYLATAPKSNTTLSFFDALQFVEQEQSHDVPNPIKDANRDKKGFGHGEGYQYPHAFRDHYVPQQYLPDAMQGTFFYNPEPIGYERQLVERMQAHRERDQEENLIRRVRKYASKDGLEPPESSDSP, from the coding sequence ATGTCCGATCTCTTCAACGATGCCGCCGAGCGCTACCGGGCGCGTAATGCGCCGCTGGCCGACCGGATGCGCCCCCGCAGCCTCCACACCTTCATCGGGCAGGGGCATGTGCTGGGCGAAGGTAAACTGCTTCGCCGGGCCATCGAGGCGGATCAGCTTTCGTCCCTTATCTTTTACGGCCCTCCGGGCACCGGCAAGACGACCCTTGCCCGGATCATCGCCAATACGACGTCGGCGCATTTTACGGCGCTGAATGCCGTGCTCGCCGGCGTGAAGGACATTCGCGAGGCCATCCACGATGCGCAAGAGCGCCTCCGCCTCCAGCAAAAACGCACCATCCTGTTTGTCGACGAGGTGCATCGTTTCAATAAGGCCCAGCAAGATGCCCTTCTCCCCCACGTCGAAAACGGCACGGTTATCTTCGTCGGCGCGACCACCGAGAATCCTTACTTCGAAGTCAACAAGGCGCTCGTAAGCCGCTCCCGCATCTTCGAGCTCCGCACCCTGCTACCGGACGACCTGAGGCGTGTCGCCCAGATGGCGATCCAGGACCGGGAACGTGGCTACGGCACGCGCAACGTCGTCCTCGAAGACGACGCACTGGAGCACCTCGTCAGCACAGCCAATGGGGACGCTCGCTCGCTGCTCAACGCGCTGGAACTGGGGGTCGAAACCACGCACGCCGACGAACAGGGCGTCATACGCATCGATGTATCGGTGGCGGAACAGAGCATCCAGAAACGCGCGGTATTGTACGACAAGGAGGGGGATGCCCATTTCGATGCGATCAGCGCGTTCATCAAGAGCCTCCGCGGCTCGGATCCGGACGCCGCCCTGTACTGGATGGCCCGTATGGTGTACGCCGGCGAGGACCCCCGCTTCATCTTCCGCCGCATGCTCATCTTCGCCTCCGAAGATATCGGTCTGGCCGATCCGCGCGCCCTCCAGGTTGCCGTCGCCGCGTCGCAGGCCTTCGACTATGTCGGCATGCCCGAAGGCCGCTTCCATCTTGCCCAGTGCTGCCTCTACCTGGCCACTGCCCCCAAAAGCAATACCACCCTCTCGTTCTTCGACGCCCTCCAATTCGTCGAACAGGAACAGTCGCACGACGTCCCCAATCCTATCAAGGACGCCAACCGGGACAAAAAGGGGTTCGGGCATGGCGAAGGGTACCAGTATCCGCACGCCTTCCGCGATCATTACGTCCCCCAGCAGTATCTGCCGGATGCGATGCAGGGGACGTTTTTCTATAATCCCGAACCGATCGGCTACGAACGGCAACTGGTCGAGCGTATGCAGGCCCACCGCGAGCGCGACCAGGAAGAAAACCTCATCCGTCGTGTGCGCAAGTATGCCTCGAAGGATGGGCTCGAGCCACCGGAATCTTCAGACAGCCCGTAA
- a CDS encoding alpha/beta hydrolase-fold protein encodes MHRQHLKWYSPVLGREMDLLVLGHGGTPVLVFPSSLGRFFEWEDFGMAGALVRQLDEGHNRLICVDSVDAESLYNRGVDPYTRIKRHQQYEQYILQEVVPYIQHISGHGFIIAAGASFGAYHAANIVFKQPWAFGKLIALSGVFDIKSQLDGFYNDDVYFSNPVDYLYHLSDPHTIDAIRRNHIVLSTAEHDPCRPANEHLSGILQAKGIRHTLDSRPGVFGHDWPWWRDLIRQHIV; translated from the coding sequence ATGCATCGTCAACATCTCAAGTGGTATAGCCCTGTACTCGGGCGAGAAATGGACCTCCTGGTGCTTGGGCACGGCGGCACACCGGTGCTCGTGTTTCCTTCCAGCCTCGGGCGCTTTTTTGAGTGGGAAGACTTTGGGATGGCCGGCGCACTGGTGCGACAACTTGACGAGGGGCATAACCGCCTGATCTGTGTCGACTCGGTCGATGCCGAGAGCCTCTACAACCGGGGCGTCGATCCCTATACGCGGATTAAACGGCACCAGCAATACGAGCAGTATATCCTCCAGGAAGTCGTTCCCTACATCCAGCACATCAGTGGCCACGGCTTCATCATCGCCGCCGGTGCCAGCTTCGGGGCCTATCACGCGGCCAATATCGTTTTTAAACAGCCCTGGGCGTTTGGCAAGCTGATCGCCTTGAGCGGCGTGTTTGACATAAAATCTCAGCTCGACGGGTTTTACAACGACGACGTGTATTTCAGCAATCCCGTCGACTATCTCTATCACCTATCCGACCCCCACACCATCGACGCGATCCGCCGGAATCACATTGTGCTGAGTACCGCCGAGCACGATCCCTGCCGGCCGGCGAACGAACACCTGAGCGGCATTTTACAGGCCAAAGGCATCCGACATACCCTGGATTCGCGCCCGGGCGTGTTCGGACACGATTGGCCCTGGTGGCGCGACCTGATCCGCCAGCATATCGTTTGA